Genomic segment of Panicum virgatum strain AP13 chromosome 9N, P.virgatum_v5, whole genome shotgun sequence:
AGTTGCGCCAGTATGCGATGCGCCCCATCTTGAGGCGCGTCCACCAGGGCAGCGCGGGGGGCAGGGCGAGGTCCTGCTCCTTGAGCACCTCGAAGCCGACCTCCTTGGCGATGGACGCGATCTCGTCCTGGCGGCGCAGCCCCGGGAGCGCGTCGCCGCGCTCGATGCCTTGGATGCAGTCGACGTGGTCCGGGTCCTCGGCGCGGTACAGCGAGGTGGTGACCCACTCGTAGGAGACGTAGAGGCCGCCGGGCTTGAGCACGCGGAACACCTCGCCGTAGACGTCCTGCAGCCTGGGCGCGTGGCAGGTGGCCTCGATGGAGTAGGCGCCGTCGAAGGAGGCGTCCGGGAAGGGCATGGAGAGGAAGTTGCCGCAGACGACCTCGCAGCGGGAGTCGAGGCCGGCCTTGCGGTtgtgggcgcgggcgcggtTCACCTGGTAGTCGTTGATGGTGATGCCGACGACGTTGGATCCCGAGTACCCGGCGATGGCGCGCATGGGCCCGCCGACGCCGCAGCCGACGTCGAGGAGGCGGTGGGCCGGCTTGGCGCCGAGGAGGTCGACGACGCGCTCCTCGTGGACGCGCGTGGCCTCGCGGTGGGAgcggccggggagggagggggagaagtGGAAGGACTGGCCCCAGCCCCACTCGTAGATGTCGGTGACGAGGTTGTAGAAGGTGTCGACGAAGTCGGGCACCttctccgccgcggcggcggtggtagcCGTCTCCTTGGGGCGGCGGAAGAAGGACCAGTACTGCGTGTACTTGTCCTGCACCTTGTCCCGCGTGATGGATCCCATCTTGAGATCCACCGCCCGCTTGCCCTTCACCTCCGCCGCGCCCATAACCCAGACGAACCAGTACACCAGCCCGACCCCGAcgaccgccgccgtccacgccaTCGTCGCCGCCTCCATCCCGCACGCACGCACCAGGGAACCTCCCTCttcagcggcgagcggcgaggaggagggggagggggagggggtggaggaGAGAAATGAACAGGAGGGCCGGGGAATTTGGGGGGGCTTTGGGGATTTAAGCAAGCGAGCGCGTGAGCAAGCGGGATTTCTGGGTGGAGCGCGTGTGGCCTTGTGGGACGCCTGGCTCGCGCCGCACGTCGCGGTGCGCCCCCCCTGCGGCGCTGTGCTCCGATCTGATCGGACGGCTGCCGCGAGACCGATGGCGATGCCGCCGGGCCAGGTGGTGTGCGGCTGCTTGTTGCTTTGCAGCTGCGGCGGCTGCCGAGTTTTTTTATGGGAAGAGACCCTAAAGGGCCGGGATTTTTGGGGGGCCGCCGCACCGGGCCgggcccgtgcccgtgcccgtgcaTCAGTGCATGGGAGGTGATGCAGGTGGAGGCCGGGTGGAGTGACTGAGGcaccgtttagttcccaaaataaattttttttctcaaatcgATTGTTTTATCATACGTCggaaagattttttttacactaatttaaaaattaatttcagaacctGTTTGAAAACCGCGAGACGATTTTTTAGGGCTTTTGACCGCACTATTAGCACAT
This window contains:
- the LOC120688359 gene encoding 24-methylenesterol C-methyltransferase 2-like; translated protein: MEAATMAWTAAVVGVGLVYWFVWVMGAAEVKGKRAVDLKMGSITRDKVQDKYTQYWSFFRRPKETATTAAAAEKVPDFVDTFYNLVTDIYEWGWGQSFHFSPSLPGRSHREATRVHEERVVDLLGAKPAHRLLDVGCGVGGPMRAIAGYSGSNVVGITINDYQVNRARAHNRKAGLDSRCEVVCGNFLSMPFPDASFDGAYSIEATCHAPRLQDVYGEVFRVLKPGGLYVSYEWVTTSLYRAEDPDHVDCIQGIERGDALPGLRRQDEIASIAKEVGFEVLKEQDLALPPALPWWTRLKMGRIAYWRNSLLVRVLTMLRIAPKGVSEVHEMLFETAQHLTKGGETGIFTPMHLVLLRKPAAATEAAK